The Bacteroides ovatus genomic interval TACCAAAGTCGAGGTTTTCGCGTCCGACACCGACCAAAGGATACTCTACGGCCTGCGTACTACCATGATAGACCTTCATACAGATTCTCCTTTTTCTTTATAATGGGCTTCCCAGTTTTCAAGAGCTTCTACCAACGTATCGGCTATGTACTCACGACTCTGGGTGTGAAGCATGTCATATCCACTTATCAGGTATTGACGGATAAGATTCAGTTTTTCCAAACGGTTATAGAGAGTAGGAGCCGGAATACCCAACTTCTGGGCGGCACTCTCAATGGCAAAAATCACAAACTCCATGACTTTGCCATCAACAACGGGGGCTGATTGGCTTGAATGTAGCATAGCTATACCTCTATTATCTTAATGTAATATGTACAAATATAGTGTTTATTCTTACAACGTTCATCGTTTTTCGGCATATTTTATGATTATCAAGAACATTTGAGTATCGTGAAACTGATTGAAATATTCCCTATTTGGAAATGGCTATTAAAGCAGAATATATAAGGATCTATAAATCAGAATCATACAAACAAAATAAATAAAAGTGAATCAAAGTACGTACATCTAGGATCGTTAAAGCACCTCCCCGGAAAGTGCCCATAGTATCTTTGCATTGTGATCACAAAGAGAATTGATAAGTAAAGTAACTAATTAAAAAAAACAAAAAACTATGGCACTTAGATACGTCATTAAAAAAAGAACATTCGGCTTTGATAAAACTAAAGCTGAAAAGTATGTAGCACAAAATGTAATCACCAATACGGTGGATTTCAGAGATTTGTGCGAGGAAATCACTAAAGTAGGAATGGTTCCCAGTGGAGCGGTAAAATTTGTACTCGATGCTTTGATCGATACATTGAATCTCAACCTTAGAAAAGGCATCTCTGTTCAATTAGGAGATTTCGGATGCTTCCGTCCAGGTATGAATTGCGAAAGTCAGGATGCTGAAAAAGATGTAGATAGCGATACGATACGCAGAGTGAAAATCATTTTCACTCCGGGCTACAAATTCAAAGAGATGCTAAGTAAAGTCAGTGTTCAAAAAGCGGTGGCTTCCGATGATGGTTCCATCAGCCCGGAGCAACCGGATCCCAACCCGAATCCAAACCCGGATGACGGCAAAGGAGAAGCACCGGACCCGGCAGCATAAGACTAATCATCAGCCTTTAAAAGCAGGAAAACAGTACCCGCCTACGGGCGGATACTGTTTCCCAAAGTATTCCTGTAAAAGACTTGACAACGCCTTTTTTATTTTGTATCTTTACAACATCTTAAAACATTAAAATATCAACATGAAAGAATTGCCATCAGAAGAGGAAGAAATTCCGTTTCGCATTAAAACTTATAAGAAAAAGGAATTGGCTTGTATGTACAATCCGAACATTACACCCCGTTGCGCCATACGCATATTCACCAAATGGATTAAAATAAATAAAGAACTGCTCCGGTTATTGACTGCCACAGGTTATCATCCGCGTACACGAACTTTTACTCCCCGACAGGTACAAATCATCACCAGTATTCTGGACATTCCATAAGGATGTCCAGAATACTGGTTTTATCATTGCAGTTGTCCCGCCGCTTTCAAATAAGCCACATAATTCACATACAATTGGAAATGGGCATCCACTTTCGTCTGATAAGCCTGCTGCCAAAGCACTTGTGCTTCCAGATAATCCGAAAGAGTTTCCAGTCCCACTTCATATTGCTTACCACTGACTTTCATATTCTCCTCTGCCTGTTCCAGCGAACGTTCGGAAAGCTCCGTTTCCAACCGGGCCTCATCCAGATTATTGGCAGCTTGCATCAACTCCAGCAACATCTTTTCATTGACATTTTCCTGTTCAAGACGAGCTTGTTCCAACTTCACTTTGGCAGACTTTACTTTATTGGTACGTTCGCCAAAATGAAACAGAGGGACAGAGACATTCAGGAATACGGAAAAAGCACCCTTTTTCATCAAAGTTTCATCATTGACTTCCAATCCGTGAAGATAATCATAACTACCTCTGACGCCGATACGCGGCAATAGTTCACTACGATTCAGCTTTACTTCCTGCTCGGCAATGGCTATTTGTTTGTTCAAGATTCCATATTCGGGACGGGCGGTAATATCAGAAACCTGCACTTTCCATTCCTGCTCCACTTCCGGAAAATCATCAGATATATCAATCTGTGCTGTCAAAGGGCGTCCGATGTAATGACAGAGATTCATACCCGCAAGACGGAGGGCGTTATCAGCCTTTCGCAAAGAAAGTTCACTCTCGTTGAGCTTCACCTGCACTTTCAGTACATCATTTTGCGGTTTCATGCCATGTCGGTGAGCACTCTTCACATTTTTGAAAAGTTCCGTTAGTAAGTTATGATATTTTTCCGCCACTTTTCTCATTTCCTTGGCTTTCACTAACTGCACGTATGCTTTATCTGTATTCAGAATAACTTCCGAAGTAGTTAAGGCTTCGTTCAAGTGTGCCATTTCTTTTCCCAGTAGTGACATTTTATAGGCGGCACGGATTTTTCCTCCCATATAAAGAGGTTGCTCCACTTGTATACCGCCCGAGTAAACAGTTCCGACCTTATAATCCAGATTCAATCCGGGAAAATAAGCGAAACCGCTCGATACCAGTTCTCCGGTAGCAGGATTGGGCAGGAAAACCGGAAGGTTTCCTCCCGGAACTCCGAGACTTCCATCCGCTGTGCTATAAATACCCGTTCCGTTGGCTGTAAAATTAGGGAAGAAATTGGCTTTATAACTAAGAGACATCAATCGGGCTGCTTCCGTCTGCTTATTAGCGGCAGCCATATCCTTATTATATTTCAGTGCCATTTCACGGCATTGTGCCAGACTTAGTTTTTCTTGCGCGGCAAGCGAAACCGACAGGCCGAACAATACACCCGCTACACTAATGGCTACAAGAATTTCTTTTTTCATTTGTCTGTCTTTTTTATATGAAAGAATAATGCATACAAAATCGGGATAAAAAGCAACGTTATCAACGTGCCGAACAGCAACCCACCCATAATAGAAGCCGCCAACGAACCGAACATGGCATCCGGCAACAATGGAATCATTCCCAAAATCGTAGTCAGCGAAGCCATCATCACAGGACGGAGACGACTTTGCGAACTGTCTATCAATGCCGTCACAGGTTCTACTCCCTGATTAATCTGCAAAGTGATCTCATCCATCAATACAATACCGTTCTTAATAATCATACCGATCAACCCCAATGTACCGACGATAGCCACAAAGTTGAATGTCTTCCCGGTAAGCAGCATTACAGCAACAACACCGACAAATACCAGCGGAATAGTACAGAAGATGATAACCGGTTTCCGGTAATCTTTGAACAGCATGATTAGAATGGATATCATCAGAATGATAGCAAACGGGAAATTCTTGAACAGATATTGCATAGACTTTGTGCTGGCGTTCCTCTCGCCTTGCCATTGAAGCCGATATCCGTCAGGCAGCGGAATCTGTTCAATCTGCGTGGCAATGGATTGCCGCGCCTTCTCCGTTTCTACCCCCGGAACAGGAGAACATTGCACCCGTTGGCTACGCTGCCCGTTATAACGGGGAACCACCGGATCTTCCCACTTCACATCAATCCGCTTACTGATTTGTTTTAACGGAGTTGTTCCCATCAACGTTTCCACCAGTTCTTCTTTTGATAGTGTTCCTGTCTTCAGTTTCATCATCATTTCCTGTGTCAGCAAACCGTTCAGAGAAGGAAGAGACGAGAATATCTGCGTATTGTCCAGGTTCTCAATCGGATTTCCGTGTTCGTCCAGGCAACGCAAGTAGATATTATCTTTGTGAATACCTTCATAGAAAGACCCGATAGGGATGCCGCTGGTAGCTGTCAATAAAGAAAGGCTTACATCGTTCCGGCTCAATCCGATAGCACGTGCCGTAGGCTGGTCATACTCAATAGTCAGCACCGGGATCTGTGGTTCCCAGTCCGTAGTAATCAGGTAAACATCCGGACAATTCTCCATAATCTTGCGGGCACTATCCGCCAACTGATGCAAAACAGCAGGGTCAGGACCGGTAAACTGCGCTTCAATAGGGTATTTTTTGAACATCAGGTTGTAGCGGTTCATCTTTACGTAAGCATCCGGATAATGTTGCGAAAGATATTGTTGAATTTCCGCCATGTTATCCACCAAATCATCCGGAGAGGTGAAGTCAATAATCAGTTCACCGTAAGATAAGGAGGGATTGGCTACGTTACGCACCAAGTTATAACGGGCAGGAGTACCACCAATAGAAGCAGTGACGTGTGTGACTTCCGGACGCTTTTTCAAGTAAGCTTCGATTTCCTCCAAGTCACGCGCCACGCGAGTGGAGTTAGTTCCTTCCGGCAATTTATATTCCATATAAAGCTGGTCGTAGACCATATCCGGGAAAAAGCCCTGCTTCATGAAACGGTAACTGAAAGCTGAAAGTAATACCAAAGCGATCATTGTAAACACAAAGCTCCAACGATGCGCCAGACTGAATGTCAACAATGAACGAAGCACGGCATAAATCTTTCCTTCATACACACGCTTTCCGGCAGCAGTTGTCGCAGAGATTTCCGGACGCAAAATCCGGTCGGCCATCAACGGAACGTGCACTAAGGCCAGCACCCAGCTAAGCAACAGGGAAACAGCGAGTACGATAAACAAATCGCGCGTATAGACGCCTGCCGTATCAGGCGACATAAAGATAGGAAGAAAAGCAATGATGGCAATCAGAGTAGCTCCCAGCAAAGGCATTGCTGTCTGCCGTCCGATAGCAGTCATTGCTTCCATCCGGCTCTTCCCGGCTTTCAAATCTACCAAAATACCGTCAATGATAACAATTGCGTTATCCACCAGCATCCCCATCGCAAGCACGAACGAGGCCAATGAAACACGCTGCATCGTACCATCCATAAAATAAAGGAACAGGAAGGAACCGAATACCGTCACTACCAGGCTGATACCGATAATCACCCCGCTCTTGAATCCCATAGCAATCATCAGGATAACGACTACGATAATCACAGATTCTATCAGATTAAGAATGAACGTCCCTAACGAAGTGCCTACGCGTTCCGGCTGATAGAAAACCTTATGACACTCTACTCCTGCCGGAAGGCGTTCAGCCTTTAGTTGCTCCAGTTTCTTTTCCACTCGATGCCCCACTTTAATAATGTCGGCATCCGGAGAAGCAGCCACCATGATTCCTATCGCACGCTGGCGGTCATAAAACAATTCGTTGCGGGTAGGGTCTTCATAATCTTTCTCAATACGGGCAATGTCACTCAACCGCAACTGATCGGCATCATGTCCCTGAATCAGCATACGACCGATGTCCTCCACCGTCTTAAACTTATCACTGACTGTCACCCGGATACGATTATCGCCATTATCATAATAACCAGTATAAGTAGTTTGGTTCTGTCCGTTCAATGTAGCTAGCACTTCGGCGGGTTTCACACCCAAGTTGGCCATCCGGTCTTGCAGGAGAGAGATGTTAATACATTCGGGACGTTTACCGTATAAGTCAACGCGCTCCACCCCATCCAATTCACTGACTTCACGTTTCACCAGTTCTGAATAATCAGACAGTTCCCTGTCGGAAAGTCCGTCACCCGTCAAAGCGAAAAACATTCCGTAAACATTTCCAAAATCATCTTTTACAATAGAAGGACTGGCACCTTCGGGAAGTTCTGCCTGTGCGTTCGCCACCTTACGACGCAACAAATCCCAGCATTGCTCTACGTCCGTCTCTTTGACAGTCGTTTTCAGTTCTACCTGAATCAAAGAGAGATCATTGTAGGAATAACTTTCCACATTATCTATATTCCCCATGGAGCGGATATTTTTCTCCAGCACATCCGTCACTTCCAACTCTACCTGATGTGCAGACGCACCGGGATAGGTAGTGACTACCATAGCGAGCTTTACCGTTATTTCGGGATCCTCCAGTTTACTCATTTCATAACTGGAATAAGCTCCTCCTACAATCAGTACGGCAATCAGGAAGTAGATCAACTTCTTGTTCTCAAATGCCCATTTACTAATATCAATCATAGCAGTCCTCCCACATTGGTTTCAGTAGCCGGAAGAAGCGGCTCCACCTGTTCTCCCTCTTTTACATGATGTACCCCCGAAGCGACAACCAAGTCACCGGGATTCACTTCTCCTGAAGTAATCAGACATCTGCCGTCACTAAGCAGACGGGTTACTGTCACATCACAACGGCGAATAGCGTGACTGGAAGCATCATAAAGAAAGATACTCGTACGCCCGTTCTCACGAAGAATCGCTCCACCGGGAACCGACAGGTTACGCACATCTCCTTCACTACATTCGATAGTTACCATTGTATTCATGCCGGGCGATGGAACTACCTGTTTATCCTCTTTTTTCAGTTGAAGCCGCATGGTGTACAACTGATTGGCATTTGCCTTAGGGGTGACACTAATCAGTTCCAAAGCATATCTTTGATGAGGATAAATATCGAATGTACAATAGTAGCGGGTAAACTGCTGTCGACGAATATATTCCACTGCCGGAAGATTAATCTCCACCTCCGGGCTTCCCTCACTGATGATGGAAACGACGGGCATACCGGCAGCTACCGTCTCATGGGAATCAAAAAGACGTTTCTGCACATATCCGCTAAAAGGAGCATACAAACGGGTGTATGCCAACTGGTCTTTAGCATGGTTATATTTGGCGGTAATCTGTCTCAATCCGTACACGGCCTTATCGTTAGCATCCGGTGTTGTCACATTTTCCTTATAAAGTGCCATCACCCGTTCCGCCTCCGCTTTCACACTTTGATATTCTGCTTCTGCCGCATCCAGCTGAATCTGATAGTCTGTCGGATCTAATTCTGCCAGTAATTGCCCTTTACGCACATAGGCACCGTCATTTACATGCATATACTGAATAGTACCACTCACCCGGAAAGACAGACTTATGTCCTGTGCCGCTTTCACCCGTCCCGGAAACTGCAAAGCTATTTGTCTGTCGGCAGAAAGTACGGTATCAATCTTCACTGCCGGCTTACTGTCTGTGTTTTGTACACGTTGCCCACACGAAGTCAACAGAACTGCTAAAAATCCTGTTAATAAGAAGTCTAATCGTCTCATATTTTCACTTATTAGTTAGTTGCCACAAAAGTATCCCAAGCAAACATGAGGAGAAAGGTTGATTTAGACGAAACATTGTTCTATTTGTACGTTACCTAAGATAAAAAGCCGAAATAGTTTGCTATTTGTATTTATTTGTTTATTACTTTGTAAAGAAATTCATTTCAACGAAAAGGAATATGGAACCACTGATGCCATTCAAGTATGTTATAATATCTCCGGAAGATACTTCCATGAAAGAAGGATGCATTATTTCCGAATTCAACCAATGCGGACTTTTCCTCTGCCAGAAAGGACAGGCGGAAATCCTGCTGGGAGGTAGACCATATCAGATTAACAAAAGGAATCTTTTCATATATACTGCAGCCAACCTTCTACAGATACGCCAAAGAAGCGCAGACCTGGAAGGAATCATGATAGAGGTCGATCTGGATTATATCATACCGATAGTAAACAAAGTAGCCAACTCGGAAAACTTGCTTTATTTGCGGGAAAATCCCTGTCTGTCGCTTTCCGAAGAGCAATATACATTTGTAGAGAACTTGCTCAAATCTGTAGAAAAACGAATTAACAGGGAGAATATCTGTAACAGTTCCCGACAGAAACAACATTTAATTTCTGAATTAATCAAATCCTGGGGACAAGTGATATGCTATGAGTTATTAAACATCTATTTCAACAACGAACCGCAAACACCACTACCACAGGACAAAAAGGATAAGATTTTCCAAAATTTCATGATTACCCTCTATCGATATTATCATCAGGAACGGGATGTTACTTTCTATGCAAACAAGCAATGTCTGTCCGCCCGATATTTTTCTTCTGTCATCAAGGAGAAATCAGGGAGTAGTGCTTTGCAGTGGATTATACAGAATGTCATTACAGAAGCCAAATATCTGCTCGATAATACCGATTTAAGTATTAAGGAAATAGCGACCAAGCTCAACTTCCCCACACAATCATTCTTCGGGAAATATTTCAAGCAGTATGTCGGCATATCTCCTAAAGAATATCGGAACAAACTTATCAAACAGTAACTTTCTTAAACTGCCGGAACTGCCACCACAACATACCTCCGGATATAAGACTAGCCGCCAAATCTGCCACAGGCATACTGGCCCAAACACCCATTTGTCCATAATAATGAGGTAGAATCAATAAACAGGGCACTAAGAATAACATCTGTCGGGTCAGCGACAAGAAAATGGCTTTACTTGCCATTCCGATACTCTGGAAGAAGTTG includes:
- a CDS encoding DUF3990 domain-containing protein; translated protein: MKVYHGSTQAVEYPLVGVGRENLDFGKGFSINVSLTSVSLSKNM
- a CDS encoding DUF3791 domain-containing protein, whose protein sequence is MLHSSQSAPVVDGKVMEFVIFAIESAAQKLGIPAPTLYNRLEKLNLIRQYLISGYDMLHTQSREYIADTLVEALENWEAHYKEKGESV
- a CDS encoding AraC family transcriptional regulator — its product is MEPLMPFKYVIISPEDTSMKEGCIISEFNQCGLFLCQKGQAEILLGGRPYQINKRNLFIYTAANLLQIRQRSADLEGIMIEVDLDYIIPIVNKVANSENLLYLRENPCLSLSEEQYTFVENLLKSVEKRINRENICNSSRQKQHLISELIKSWGQVICYELLNIYFNNEPQTPLPQDKKDKIFQNFMITLYRYYHQERDVTFYANKQCLSARYFSSVIKEKSGSSALQWIIQNVITEAKYLLDNTDLSIKEIATKLNFPTQSFFGKYFKQYVGISPKEYRNKLIKQ
- a CDS encoding HU family DNA-binding protein, whose amino-acid sequence is MALRYVIKKRTFGFDKTKAEKYVAQNVITNTVDFRDLCEEITKVGMVPSGAVKFVLDALIDTLNLNLRKGISVQLGDFGCFRPGMNCESQDAEKDVDSDTIRRVKIIFTPGYKFKEMLSKVSVQKAVASDDGSISPEQPDPNPNPNPDDGKGEAPDPAA
- a CDS encoding DUF4248 domain-containing protein, translated to MKELPSEEEEIPFRIKTYKKKELACMYNPNITPRCAIRIFTKWIKINKELLRLLTATGYHPRTRTFTPRQVQIITSILDIP
- a CDS encoding efflux RND transporter permease subunit, whose product is MIDISKWAFENKKLIYFLIAVLIVGGAYSSYEMSKLEDPEITVKLAMVVTTYPGASAHQVELEVTDVLEKNIRSMGNIDNVESYSYNDLSLIQVELKTTVKETDVEQCWDLLRRKVANAQAELPEGASPSIVKDDFGNVYGMFFALTGDGLSDRELSDYSELVKREVSELDGVERVDLYGKRPECINISLLQDRMANLGVKPAEVLATLNGQNQTTYTGYYDNGDNRIRVTVSDKFKTVEDIGRMLIQGHDADQLRLSDIARIEKDYEDPTRNELFYDRQRAIGIMVAASPDADIIKVGHRVEKKLEQLKAERLPAGVECHKVFYQPERVGTSLGTFILNLIESVIIVVVILMIAMGFKSGVIIGISLVVTVFGSFLFLYFMDGTMQRVSLASFVLAMGMLVDNAIVIIDGILVDLKAGKSRMEAMTAIGRQTAMPLLGATLIAIIAFLPIFMSPDTAGVYTRDLFIVLAVSLLLSWVLALVHVPLMADRILRPEISATTAAGKRVYEGKIYAVLRSLLTFSLAHRWSFVFTMIALVLLSAFSYRFMKQGFFPDMVYDQLYMEYKLPEGTNSTRVARDLEEIEAYLKKRPEVTHVTASIGGTPARYNLVRNVANPSLSYGELIIDFTSPDDLVDNMAEIQQYLSQHYPDAYVKMNRYNLMFKKYPIEAQFTGPDPAVLHQLADSARKIMENCPDVYLITTDWEPQIPVLTIEYDQPTARAIGLSRNDVSLSLLTATSGIPIGSFYEGIHKDNIYLRCLDEHGNPIENLDNTQIFSSLPSLNGLLTQEMMMKLKTGTLSKEELVETLMGTTPLKQISKRIDVKWEDPVVPRYNGQRSQRVQCSPVPGVETEKARQSIATQIEQIPLPDGYRLQWQGERNASTKSMQYLFKNFPFAIILMISILIMLFKDYRKPVIIFCTIPLVFVGVVAVMLLTGKTFNFVAIVGTLGLIGMIIKNGIVLMDEITLQINQGVEPVTALIDSSQSRLRPVMMASLTTILGMIPLLPDAMFGSLAASIMGGLLFGTLITLLFIPILYALFFHIKKTDK
- a CDS encoding efflux RND transporter periplasmic adaptor subunit, which produces MRRLDFLLTGFLAVLLTSCGQRVQNTDSKPAVKIDTVLSADRQIALQFPGRVKAAQDISLSFRVSGTIQYMHVNDGAYVRKGQLLAELDPTDYQIQLDAAEAEYQSVKAEAERVMALYKENVTTPDANDKAVYGLRQITAKYNHAKDQLAYTRLYAPFSGYVQKRLFDSHETVAAGMPVVSIISEGSPEVEINLPAVEYIRRQQFTRYYCTFDIYPHQRYALELISVTPKANANQLYTMRLQLKKEDKQVVPSPGMNTMVTIECSEGDVRNLSVPGGAILRENGRTSIFLYDASSHAIRRCDVTVTRLLSDGRCLITSGEVNPGDLVVASGVHHVKEGEQVEPLLPATETNVGGLL
- a CDS encoding TolC family protein; its protein translation is MKKEILVAISVAGVLFGLSVSLAAQEKLSLAQCREMALKYNKDMAAANKQTEAARLMSLSYKANFFPNFTANGTGIYSTADGSLGVPGGNLPVFLPNPATGELVSSGFAYFPGLNLDYKVGTVYSGGIQVEQPLYMGGKIRAAYKMSLLGKEMAHLNEALTTSEVILNTDKAYVQLVKAKEMRKVAEKYHNLLTELFKNVKSAHRHGMKPQNDVLKVQVKLNESELSLRKADNALRLAGMNLCHYIGRPLTAQIDISDDFPEVEQEWKVQVSDITARPEYGILNKQIAIAEQEVKLNRSELLPRIGVRGSYDYLHGLEVNDETLMKKGAFSVFLNVSVPLFHFGERTNKVKSAKVKLEQARLEQENVNEKMLLELMQAANNLDEARLETELSERSLEQAEENMKVSGKQYEVGLETLSDYLEAQVLWQQAYQTKVDAHFQLYVNYVAYLKAAGQLQ